One window of the Bacteroidota bacterium genome contains the following:
- a CDS encoding 3-deoxy-D-manno-octulosonic acid transferase has product MRFLYTFSIFLYAFAIRIAALFNPKAKLFLLGRKNIFESLKSQISNLKSDHLVWFHCASLGEFEQGRPLMEKLKIQQPEVKILLTFFSPSGYEIRKSYSGADYIFYLPMDTPANAKRFVEIVNPKKVFFVKYEFWFNYLNVLKSKNIPTYLVSGIFREDHHFFKSTGGWFRQQLSAFTHFFLQDEKSIQLLNSIGYSNTTLCGDTRFDRVFEVAKNAKQLNLIEQFVKNKKVMIVGSSWLEDERIISTFFSNFKSQIPNYKLIIAPHEIDEKHLASIEVAFKKVGVCLRYSKANENTISEAQILLIDNIGMLSSLYQYGTIAFIGGGFGKGIHNILEAATFGLPIIFGPNYHKFSEAKELLKLGGGFSIKDESEFEKSMLLLNDEQVLKTASQISKMYVHGNVGATNKILAGI; this is encoded by the coding sequence ATGAGATTTTTATATACTTTTTCCATTTTTTTATATGCATTTGCAATTCGTATTGCAGCGCTCTTCAATCCTAAAGCAAAACTTTTTTTGCTAGGAAGAAAAAATATTTTCGAATCATTAAAATCTCAAATTTCAAATCTCAAATCGGATCATCTTGTATGGTTTCATTGTGCTTCCTTGGGTGAGTTTGAACAAGGTCGCCCGTTGATGGAGAAGCTGAAAATACAACAGCCGGAGGTGAAAATTTTACTCACTTTTTTTTCTCCATCTGGTTACGAAATCCGAAAAAGTTATTCGGGTGCAGATTACATTTTTTATTTGCCGATGGATACTCCTGCAAATGCAAAAAGATTTGTTGAAATCGTAAATCCTAAAAAGGTGTTTTTTGTTAAGTATGAATTCTGGTTTAATTATCTAAACGTACTTAAAAGCAAAAATATTCCAACCTATCTGGTGAGTGGAATTTTCAGAGAAGATCATCATTTTTTTAAGTCGACAGGAGGCTGGTTTCGTCAACAATTGTCTGCATTTACACATTTCTTTTTGCAAGATGAAAAATCAATTCAGCTCTTGAATTCAATTGGATATTCGAATACAACACTTTGTGGAGATACACGTTTTGATCGAGTGTTTGAGGTAGCAAAAAACGCCAAACAATTGAATTTAATTGAGCAATTTGTGAAAAATAAAAAAGTAATGATTGTTGGTAGTTCTTGGTTGGAAGACGAGAGAATAATTTCAACTTTTTTTTCAAATTTTAAATCTCAAATCCCAAATTATAAACTCATCATTGCACCCCATGAAATTGATGAAAAACATTTGGCTTCAATCGAAGTTGCGTTTAAAAAAGTTGGTGTATGTCTGCGCTATTCCAAAGCAAATGAAAATACAATTAGCGAAGCTCAAATCTTATTAATAGACAACATCGGAATGCTTTCTTCTTTGTATCAATACGGTACAATCGCTTTTATTGGTGGTGGATTTGGAAAAGGAATTCATAATATATTAGAGGCAGCTACTTTTGGATTACCAATCATTTTTGGCCCCAATTATCATAAATTCTCGGAAGCAAAAGAACTACTAAAACTGGGAGGAGGTTTTTCAATAAAAGATGAATCTGAATTCGAAAAATCAATGTTACTCCTAAATGACGAGCAGGTGTTAAAAACAGCCTCCCAAATTTCAAAGATGTATGTGCATGGGAATGTTGGCGCAACCAACAAAATTCTGGCAGGCATCTGA
- a CDS encoding MFS transporter, giving the protein MENTSTKTSALLTLISVFFFWGFVAASNGILIPVYKDHLHLEQWQTMFIDVAFYVAYTIGSLVYFLLSKMSGGDILNKIGYKNGISLGLMISAIGAFLFYPAAESESFGLMITGLFIIGLGFSLQQTAANPLAITIGDPKKGAQRLSLAGGINNIGTTIGPVLVSFAIFGSIAKGQKLESLDAVKTPYIILGIAFLIVALIFKFSSIPNKIVHKEESDAPENEKQKSVFAYPQLWLGMIAIFVYVGVEVATAANLPEFMKQHVGIGTADVAPYVSLFWASLMIGRWAGAIGAFDIKKGMKHILSFIMPYVAFGVFLLVNKIANNDLTPFYIYTIVILAIIGADILSKGNPARQLIIFSTCGILALIVGMLADGMLSVYAFISVGLFCSTLWPCIFTLAIAGLGKKTNEGSSFLIMMIMGGGLISWLQAYLSKDGLLGIQFSYIVGVLCFAFLAFYGWRVAAILKAQGIDYDKTNDSGH; this is encoded by the coding sequence ATGGAAAATACTTCTACAAAAACATCCGCTTTACTTACACTTATTTCCGTGTTCTTTTTTTGGGGGTTTGTTGCTGCAAGCAATGGAATTTTAATTCCCGTTTATAAAGATCATTTGCACTTGGAACAATGGCAAACCATGTTTATTGATGTTGCTTTTTATGTTGCCTATACAATCGGATCATTGGTTTATTTTCTTTTATCGAAAATGAGTGGTGGTGATATTTTAAATAAAATCGGCTACAAGAATGGTATTTCATTGGGTCTAATGATTTCTGCAATCGGAGCATTTCTTTTTTATCCTGCTGCTGAATCTGAATCTTTCGGATTGATGATTACAGGTTTGTTTATTATCGGATTAGGGTTTTCCTTGCAACAAACAGCTGCCAATCCGCTTGCGATTACAATCGGGGATCCTAAAAAAGGTGCTCAACGATTGAGTTTGGCGGGTGGAATAAATAATATCGGAACAACGATAGGACCTGTTCTGGTTAGTTTTGCCATCTTCGGTTCAATCGCCAAAGGACAAAAATTAGAATCGTTAGATGCTGTGAAAACGCCTTACATTATTTTAGGAATCGCTTTTTTAATTGTTGCTTTGATTTTTAAATTTTCTTCGATTCCAAACAAAATTGTACACAAAGAAGAATCAGATGCCCCAGAGAATGAAAAACAAAAAAGTGTATTTGCTTATCCTCAACTTTGGTTGGGCATGATTGCCATATTCGTTTATGTGGGTGTTGAAGTTGCTACAGCTGCTAATCTTCCGGAGTTTATGAAACAGCATGTAGGAATCGGAACAGCAGATGTTGCTCCTTATGTTTCTTTATTTTGGGCTAGTTTAATGATTGGCCGATGGGCCGGTGCAATTGGTGCATTTGATATCAAAAAAGGAATGAAACACATTCTTTCCTTTATAATGCCGTATGTTGCCTTTGGTGTTTTTCTGCTAGTAAATAAAATTGCAAATAATGATTTAACGCCATTCTATATTTACACGATTGTTATCCTTGCAATTATCGGTGCGGATATCTTGAGCAAAGGAAATCCTGCGCGTCAGCTGATTATTTTTTCTACTTGCGGAATTCTTGCTTTAATCGTTGGTATGCTTGCTGATGGAATGCTGAGTGTCTATGCATTTATCAGTGTTGGATTGTTTTGTTCTACCTTGTGGCCTTGCATTTTTACACTTGCAATTGCCGGACTTGGTAAAAAAACAAACGAAGGTTCCAGCTTTTTGATTATGATGATTATGGGTGGAGGTTTGATTAGTTGGTTGCAAGCATATCTTTCAAAAGATGGTTTGTTGGGGATTCAATTCAGTTATATCGTAGGTGTTTTGTGTTTTGCTTTTTTAGCATTTTATGGATGGAGAGTTGCTGCCATCTTAAAAGCACAAGGAATAGATTACGATAAAACAAATGATAGTGGACATTAA
- a CDS encoding ROK family protein, translating into MKTLVAAIDIGGTNTVFGLVDINGTILLKETVATEHFPIPEDLVAVVCEHIKKAMLQFVDSYELSGVGIGAPNGNYFNGTIEFAPNLKWKGVVPLAKLFSERLNVKTVLTNDANAAAIGEMMFGAAKGMKDFIFITLGTGLGSGIVANGELILGHDSFAGEIGHVIIFPEGRQCGCGRKGCLETYCSATGIKRTYSDLLMSHHDKANLQARVADAKYIYDKAIEGEADAIEAFNYTGDILGLALANSVAYTSPEAVFLFGGLALAGEFIFKPTQESFERNLLNIYKNKIKILPSQLKENDAAILGAASLILKELKQ; encoded by the coding sequence ATGAAGACATTAGTTGCAGCGATTGATATTGGAGGAACCAATACCGTTTTTGGATTGGTCGATATAAATGGTACAATTTTATTGAAAGAAACCGTTGCCACGGAGCATTTCCCTATTCCTGAAGATTTAGTAGCAGTGGTTTGTGAGCATATTAAAAAAGCGATGTTGCAATTTGTTGATTCGTATGAATTGAGCGGAGTCGGAATCGGTGCCCCTAACGGAAATTATTTTAATGGTACGATTGAGTTTGCTCCAAATCTAAAATGGAAAGGAGTTGTTCCGCTTGCAAAATTGTTTTCAGAACGACTTAATGTAAAAACTGTTTTGACAAATGACGCGAATGCAGCAGCAATAGGTGAAATGATGTTTGGTGCTGCAAAAGGGATGAAGGATTTTATTTTTATTACTCTCGGAACAGGTTTAGGAAGTGGGATTGTCGCCAACGGAGAATTGATTTTAGGTCATGATAGTTTTGCAGGTGAAATCGGACACGTCATTATTTTTCCGGAAGGAAGGCAATGTGGTTGTGGACGAAAAGGATGTTTGGAAACGTATTGTTCTGCAACCGGAATTAAAAGAACCTATTCTGATTTATTGATGAGTCATCACGATAAGGCAAACTTGCAGGCGCGTGTTGCAGACGCCAAATACATTTATGATAAAGCGATCGAAGGAGAAGCGGATGCAATAGAAGCATTTAATTATACAGGCGATATTTTGGGTTTGGCGTTAGCAAACAGTGTCGCATATACCAGTCCGGAAGCTGTTTTTTTATTTGGAGGTTTGGCATTAGCTGGAGAATTTATTTTTAAACCAACACAAGAAAGTTTCGAACGGAATTTATTGAATATTTATAAAAACAAAATAAAAATTCTTCCTTCTCAATTAAAAGAAAATGATGCAGCGATTTTGGGTGCTGCTTCTTTGATTTTGAAAGAATTAAAACAATGA
- a CDS encoding c-type cytochrome yields the protein MFLVGILIYIKVAGVPEMFQSEEDVVEETILDSIPSKKSDKGISVDELGFWQSPDTLDIAKEANAEQITYGRHLIQKTSDYLGPHGTIAKMTNGMNCQNCHLEAGTKIWGNNYSGVASTYPKFRERSGSMESIYKRVNDCFERSLNGQPLDTLSKEMQAIKAYIVWLGKDVEKDVKPKGAGIWELKCLQRAADSEKGRLVYVSKCLSCHGANGEGKMNTANFSYQYPPLWGEHSYNDGAGLYRLSRFAGYVKANMPFGAKHDNPQLTDEECWDVAAFVNSQSRPKKDLSKDWPKVSGKPFDHPFGPYADSFSEEQHKYGPFEPIIATKKKKK from the coding sequence ATGTTTCTTGTGGGCATTTTAATATACATCAAGGTTGCGGGTGTTCCTGAAATGTTTCAGTCGGAGGAAGACGTTGTTGAAGAAACCATATTAGATAGTATTCCGTCAAAAAAAAGTGACAAGGGTATTTCTGTTGATGAACTAGGTTTTTGGCAATCACCCGATACATTGGATATTGCGAAAGAAGCCAATGCTGAACAAATAACTTATGGCAGACATTTAATACAAAAAACTTCTGATTATTTAGGTCCGCATGGAACAATTGCAAAAATGACCAATGGAATGAATTGTCAGAATTGCCATTTGGAGGCCGGAACAAAAATTTGGGGTAACAATTACAGTGGAGTCGCTTCTACTTATCCTAAATTCAGAGAGCGTTCCGGTAGTATGGAAAGCATCTATAAGCGGGTGAATGATTGTTTTGAAAGAAGTTTAAATGGGCAGCCCTTGGATACATTGTCAAAGGAGATGCAAGCAATAAAAGCCTACATCGTTTGGTTAGGGAAAGATGTTGAGAAGGATGTTAAGCCGAAAGGGGCAGGTATATGGGAATTGAAATGTTTGCAACGAGCTGCGGACTCTGAAAAAGGAAGATTGGTCTATGTCTCCAAGTGTTTATCCTGTCACGGAGCGAATGGTGAAGGAAAAATGAATACGGCAAATTTCTCCTACCAATATCCTCCATTATGGGGCGAGCATAGTTATAACGATGGAGCAGGATTGTATCGCTTGTCGCGTTTTGCCGGTTATGTGAAAGCAAACATGCCATTTGGCGCAAAACATGATAATCCTCAGTTAACAGATGAAGAGTGTTGGGATGTTGCAGCATTTGTAAATTCTCAATCTCGTCCGAAGAAGGATTTGAGTAAGGATTGGCCAAAGGTATCCGGTAAACCATTTGATCATCCGTTTGGACCGTATGCCGATTCGTTTTCAGAAGAACAACATAAATATGGACCTTTTGAACCGATTATTGCAACCAAGAAAAAGAAAAAATAA
- a CDS encoding YeeE/YedE family protein: MSKIKYLVLGFIFGIILIKAEVVSWFRIQEMFHFQSFHMYGVIGSAVMVGIISILIIKKLKLKTIDGDEIVIEPKTFNKGNIFGGLIFGLGWAMTGACPGPLYALVGSGLLVVLVVLFSAVIGTLMYGALKDKLPH; the protein is encoded by the coding sequence ATGTCAAAAATTAAATATTTAGTACTCGGATTTATATTCGGGATCATCCTCATCAAAGCCGAAGTGGTTTCTTGGTTTAGAATTCAAGAGATGTTTCATTTTCAATCCTTTCACATGTATGGTGTGATTGGCTCAGCTGTTATGGTAGGCATCATCTCAATTTTAATAATCAAGAAATTGAAGTTAAAAACTATTGACGGGGATGAGATAGTAATAGAACCCAAAACCTTCAACAAAGGAAATATTTTCGGTGGTTTAATTTTTGGATTAGGGTGGGCGATGACCGGAGCTTGCCCCGGTCCTTTATACGCTTTAGTTGGTAGTGGTTTGTTGGTGGTATTGGTGGTTTTATTTAGTGCCGTTATCGGAACATTAATGTACGGTGCTTTAAAAGATAAATTGCCACATTAG